One Halococcus agarilyticus DNA segment encodes these proteins:
- a CDS encoding NUDIX domain-containing protein, with amino-acid sequence MTFDDLWYLADEADQRAERAYHDLLDERDPVLETTHHRRVSRRRFRTLAERIRENGAPYGAHTIVYRSSGDLLLCRHDGVGLWVLPGGEADGDEGFRTAAERELAEEAGIDARYDGLAIATRVELRCDDHATWGVLPIFAAAAETTTTTVCDPDGEISAAEWFTDLPDDTRDREDLIAWRERAL; translated from the coding sequence ATGACCTTCGACGACCTCTGGTATCTCGCCGACGAGGCCGACCAGCGCGCGGAACGGGCCTACCACGACCTCCTCGACGAGCGCGATCCGGTGCTGGAGACCACCCACCATCGCCGGGTGTCGCGACGACGATTTCGCACGCTCGCCGAGCGGATCCGCGAGAACGGCGCGCCGTACGGGGCCCACACCATCGTCTATCGTTCGTCGGGCGACCTCCTGCTGTGTCGTCACGACGGCGTCGGGCTGTGGGTGCTTCCCGGTGGTGAGGCCGACGGCGACGAGGGGTTCCGGACGGCCGCCGAGCGCGAACTCGCCGAGGAGGCCGGGATCGACGCGCGCTACGACGGCCTCGCCATCGCCACGCGGGTCGAGCTCCGGTGTGACGACCACGCGACGTGGGGCGTGCTCCCGATCTTCGCCGCCGCGGCCGAGACCACCACGACCACGGTGTGCGATCCCGACGGTGAGATCTCGGCCGCCGAGTGGTTCACCGACCTCCCCGACGACACCCGCGACCGCGAGGACCTGATCGCGTGGCGCGAGCGGGCGCTGTGA